One stretch of Amycolatopsis sp. 195334CR DNA includes these proteins:
- a CDS encoding DUF305 domain-containing protein, with product MRTFALLASLFAAVLLAGCSASGEENPPATGAGNESDIRFSQQMIPHHQQTLDIAEIAKQRGTLPLVKTTAEEVSTTEAAEIQQMTGWLRSWNVEVPAAGAHGGHAMPGMLTLQDIAALENASGAEFDQKWLSTLAKHLREGVSMAKNVQLTGAHEETKALARKIVEGQEAKIAEITAAQPAS from the coding sequence ATGCGCACGTTTGCCTTGCTCGCCAGTCTGTTCGCCGCCGTTCTCCTCGCCGGGTGCTCGGCGTCCGGCGAGGAGAACCCCCCGGCCACCGGTGCCGGGAACGAGTCGGACATCCGCTTCTCGCAGCAGATGATCCCGCACCACCAGCAGACGCTGGACATCGCCGAGATCGCCAAGCAACGCGGCACGCTGCCGCTGGTCAAGACCACCGCGGAAGAGGTCTCGACCACCGAGGCGGCGGAGATCCAGCAGATGACCGGGTGGCTGCGGAGCTGGAACGTCGAGGTGCCCGCCGCGGGCGCGCACGGCGGGCACGCGATGCCGGGAATGCTGACGCTGCAGGACATCGCCGCGCTGGAGAACGCGAGCGGGGCGGAGTTCGACCAGAAGTGGCTGAGCACGCTGGCGAAGCACCTGCGCGAAGGCGTGTCGATGGCGAAGAACGTCCAGCTGACCGGCGCCCACGAGGAAACCAAGGCGCTGGCCAGGAAGATCGTCGAAGGCCAGGAGGCGAAGATCGCCGAGATCACCGCCGCGCAACCGGCCTCGTGA
- a CDS encoding class I SAM-dependent methyltransferase, with amino-acid sequence MSPVDLEEFERLLAEGEAEPVEGWDFSWFDGRATEERPSWGYSRLLADRLSAAGIALDLQTGGGEVLTSAARGGTRLVATEGWPPNAAIAAQRLRRLGGSVVLAAHDGLIPFRDATFDLVTGRHLIVEPWAEIARVLRPGGTFLTQGVGMGSNRELYEFFLGPQPGDNNTDEGAADRAAERARAAGLDVLDVRHEKLRVVFHDVGAVVYFLRKVLWTVPDFTVAKYRPRLAELHRRILVEGSFVAHSRRYLIEARKVSG; translated from the coding sequence GTGTCGCCCGTGGATCTGGAGGAGTTCGAGCGCCTGCTCGCCGAAGGGGAAGCCGAGCCCGTCGAGGGCTGGGACTTCTCGTGGTTCGACGGGCGCGCCACCGAGGAACGGCCGTCGTGGGGCTATTCGCGCCTGCTCGCCGACCGCCTCTCCGCCGCGGGGATCGCACTGGACCTTCAGACCGGCGGTGGTGAGGTGCTGACGAGCGCGGCACGCGGCGGCACGCGCCTGGTCGCCACCGAGGGCTGGCCGCCCAACGCCGCGATCGCCGCGCAACGCCTGCGCCGCCTCGGCGGTTCGGTGGTGCTCGCCGCGCACGACGGCCTGATCCCCTTCCGCGACGCCACTTTCGACTTGGTCACCGGCAGGCACCTGATCGTGGAGCCGTGGGCGGAGATCGCCCGTGTGCTCCGGCCCGGCGGCACCTTCCTCACCCAGGGCGTCGGAATGGGCTCCAACCGCGAGCTGTACGAGTTCTTCCTCGGCCCGCAACCTGGCGACAACAACACAGACGAAGGCGCCGCCGACCGGGCCGCCGAGCGAGCCCGCGCCGCCGGGCTCGACGTCCTCGACGTGCGCCACGAGAAGCTGCGCGTGGTGTTCCACGACGTCGGCGCGGTGGTCTACTTCCTGCGCAAGGTGCTCTGGACGGTGCCGGACTTCACCGTGGCCAAGTACCGGCCGCGCCTGGCCGAACTGCACCGCCGCATCCTGGTCGAAGGCTCGTTCGTGGCGCATTCGCGGCGGTACCTGATCGAGGCCCGCAAGGTCAGCGGCTGA
- a CDS encoding DinB family protein produces the protein MKRYADEDLRGAEFRECDLTGARLVGVVMQDAVIDGLVTNLVVNGVEVTEYVEAELDRRHPVRVLIRAEDPADLREAARRLHAGWAATIERIRRAPGIERRGVNDEWSAVQTLRHLVFVHDSWFRRCCLGSTELFTPMGIGPADEPYRGAHGLDPSLDPALDEIVSVREAQAAELEAWLDEVTPAQLAARAPVPDDDVWPPYARGRSVRQCLGTVLTETFEHHGFCVRDLDLIEASDAPTASRS, from the coding sequence ATGAAGCGGTATGCCGACGAGGACCTGCGCGGGGCGGAGTTCCGCGAGTGCGACCTGACCGGGGCCCGGCTAGTCGGGGTGGTCATGCAGGACGCCGTGATCGACGGGCTCGTCACCAATCTCGTGGTGAACGGGGTCGAGGTCACCGAGTACGTCGAGGCGGAGCTCGACCGGCGTCACCCGGTGCGGGTGCTGATCCGCGCCGAGGACCCGGCCGACCTGCGCGAGGCAGCGCGCCGGCTCCACGCCGGCTGGGCCGCCACGATCGAGCGCATCCGCCGTGCGCCCGGTATCGAACGCCGCGGTGTGAACGACGAGTGGTCGGCGGTGCAGACGTTGCGCCACCTGGTCTTCGTCCACGACTCGTGGTTCCGCCGCTGCTGCCTGGGTTCGACGGAGCTGTTCACCCCGATGGGCATCGGCCCGGCCGACGAGCCCTACCGCGGCGCGCACGGGCTCGACCCCTCGCTCGATCCGGCCCTCGACGAGATCGTGAGCGTGCGCGAAGCACAGGCCGCCGAGCTCGAAGCCTGGCTCGACGAGGTCACCCCGGCGCAGCTCGCCGCGCGAGCGCCGGTGCCCGACGACGATGTCTGGCCGCCGTACGCCCGGGGCCGCTCGGTGCGGCAGTGCCTGGGCACGGTGCTCACCGAGACCTTCGAGCACCACGGCTTCTGCGTCCGCGACCTCGACCTGATCGAGGCATCGGACGCCCCTACTGCGTCACGGTCTTGA
- a CDS encoding urea carboxylase-associated family protein, which yields MADFPAAYQGAALSVDEAFYTALADGPRELVERFEVPIRSGRAWTVPRGHLCRLVTVDGPQVGDLNLWHANDPRERLWASRTRQLQRAHVSTFDRLWSNLPFLRPLVTVTGDTLAGYGPDEHGGRVHDLLGTRCDPYVNRMLTGDDFDFHCHSNLVRAILPHGLTEFDVHDVLNVFQCTGLNADDRYFMKACPARPGDFFEFFAELDLLCALSTCPGGDLSVPLWGPGARDPIDTCHPIGVEVYRPAAGLLDGWRPPERAAYRNLHGLRPPAREGNA from the coding sequence GTGGCCGATTTCCCGGCGGCCTACCAGGGCGCCGCGCTGAGCGTGGACGAGGCCTTCTACACCGCGCTGGCCGACGGCCCGCGCGAGCTGGTCGAGCGGTTCGAGGTACCGATCCGCTCGGGTCGCGCGTGGACGGTCCCGCGCGGGCACCTGTGCCGGCTGGTGACCGTGGACGGACCGCAGGTGGGCGACCTGAACCTGTGGCACGCCAACGACCCGCGCGAGCGGTTGTGGGCTTCGCGCACCCGGCAGCTGCAGCGCGCGCACGTGAGCACCTTCGACCGGCTGTGGTCGAACCTGCCGTTCCTGCGCCCGCTGGTCACGGTCACCGGCGACACGCTGGCCGGGTACGGTCCGGACGAGCACGGCGGCCGCGTGCACGACCTGCTCGGCACCCGCTGTGATCCGTACGTGAACCGGATGCTCACCGGCGACGACTTCGATTTCCACTGCCATTCGAACCTGGTGCGCGCGATATTGCCGCACGGGCTCACCGAATTCGACGTGCACGACGTGCTCAACGTTTTCCAGTGCACCGGGCTCAATGCCGATGACCGCTATTTCATGAAGGCGTGCCCGGCGCGACCCGGCGACTTCTTCGAGTTCTTCGCCGAACTCGACCTGCTGTGCGCGTTGTCCACCTGCCCCGGCGGGGACCTGTCCGTGCCACTGTGGGGACCGGGGGCACGCGACCCGATCGACACCTGCCACCCGATCGGCGTGGAGGTGTACCGGCCGGCCGCCGGACTGCTCGACGGCTGGCGGCCGCCGGAGCGTGCCGCCTACCGCAATCTGCACGGACTGCGCCCACCGGCGCGAGAAGGGAACGCCTGA
- a CDS encoding polysaccharide lyase 8 family protein: MHGLTRRSALLGGAAVAASTTLAGVVGAPAVAAGNDPAKIVAAYRFLQIGAGRTSPERTRAVRALDEVAVAYHAAMNTSIDQLWPDLPVGPGSTYFQKMYYRLRTIAVDWATPGSALSADPAVPQRLHTALETLYRVQYNEHTDEIGNWYSYEIGTPLWLLQTLASTWDIIPAADRERYLRPVLRFIADPNRRTNNPSVVETGANRADKATLTVVSGAMMGDTARIRLGVDAVTDVAGGGAASLIAKVTAGDGFHTDGSFLQHEVVPYPGHYALVLVQAVAGLMEVTRGTEWELPEAVRRAICGTVPDSLAPFMFNGYMMEPVRGRFLSRQGETGHDAGHQLTAATALLARNAPEPERAQVSGLVASWIQRGKWAPFLEVTDVGRFSGGLQPVGVPEVEYAQELLAANPVPAPVVPEHRVFGQQDRMLHVTPSWSASLGVSSTRICRYEAINSMNLRGWYTGDGVLYVFRPDAEGHYSDAYWPTVDAKLLPGTTAKDSEPPKLEQIPLSSKPFSGGVRFGAQHGAYGVDFISQDGTLTAKKSWFFTPDGVVCLGAGITDASGANVRTTIENRSLGTNPRNALRADGRLLPVELGRTTVVRKPRWVHLDGVGGYVLLSDVDVSVLREDRTGAWADVDKGANTGGTTTPYTRRYQKVVIEHGANPSGASYGYVVLPGASAAATAASALSWRVRSNTAEVQAIRLWEGTLLANFFTGGTLDDLTVSGPASIAVERVRDGWQVAVSDPTQLQKSIRVTILRRSVDVDVAGTQGATVTVKLSR; the protein is encoded by the coding sequence ATGCACGGACTGACCCGCAGATCAGCGTTGCTCGGCGGGGCGGCGGTCGCCGCGTCCACCACCCTGGCCGGGGTGGTGGGCGCACCGGCGGTGGCCGCCGGGAACGATCCGGCGAAGATCGTCGCGGCGTACCGGTTCCTCCAGATCGGGGCCGGGCGCACCTCGCCGGAGCGGACGCGGGCGGTCCGGGCGCTCGACGAGGTGGCGGTGGCCTACCACGCCGCGATGAACACCTCGATCGACCAGCTGTGGCCGGATCTGCCGGTGGGTCCGGGCAGCACGTACTTCCAGAAGATGTACTACCGGCTGCGCACCATCGCGGTCGACTGGGCGACGCCGGGGTCCGCGCTGTCGGCGGACCCGGCGGTGCCGCAGCGCCTCCACACCGCGCTGGAGACGCTGTACCGGGTGCAGTACAACGAGCACACCGACGAGATCGGCAACTGGTACAGCTACGAGATCGGCACGCCGTTGTGGCTGCTGCAAACGCTTGCGTCCACCTGGGACATCATTCCGGCGGCCGACCGTGAGCGGTACCTGCGCCCGGTGCTGCGGTTCATCGCCGACCCGAACCGGCGCACCAACAACCCCAGCGTGGTGGAGACGGGCGCGAACCGGGCCGACAAGGCCACGCTGACCGTGGTGTCCGGCGCGATGATGGGGGATACCGCCCGCATCCGGCTGGGGGTGGACGCGGTGACCGACGTGGCCGGTGGTGGCGCGGCCAGCCTGATCGCGAAGGTGACCGCCGGCGACGGCTTCCACACCGACGGCTCGTTCCTCCAGCACGAGGTGGTGCCCTATCCGGGGCACTACGCGCTGGTGCTGGTGCAGGCGGTGGCCGGGCTGATGGAGGTCACCCGCGGCACGGAGTGGGAGTTGCCGGAGGCCGTGCGCCGGGCGATCTGCGGCACGGTGCCGGATTCGCTGGCGCCGTTCATGTTCAACGGCTACATGATGGAACCGGTTCGCGGCCGCTTCCTGTCCAGGCAGGGAGAGACCGGCCACGACGCCGGGCACCAGCTGACCGCCGCGACGGCGTTGCTGGCACGCAACGCGCCGGAACCGGAGCGGGCGCAGGTGAGCGGGCTGGTCGCGTCGTGGATCCAGCGCGGCAAGTGGGCGCCCTTCCTGGAGGTGACCGACGTGGGGCGCTTCTCCGGCGGGTTGCAGCCGGTGGGCGTGCCGGAGGTCGAGTACGCGCAGGAACTGCTGGCGGCGAACCCGGTTCCGGCGCCGGTGGTGCCGGAGCACCGCGTGTTCGGCCAGCAGGACCGGATGCTGCACGTGACCCCGTCGTGGTCGGCTTCGCTCGGGGTCAGCTCGACGCGGATCTGCCGCTACGAGGCGATCAACTCGATGAACCTGCGTGGCTGGTACACCGGCGACGGCGTGCTGTACGTGTTCCGGCCCGACGCCGAGGGCCACTACAGCGACGCCTACTGGCCCACGGTCGACGCGAAGCTCCTGCCCGGCACCACGGCGAAGGACTCCGAGCCGCCGAAGCTCGAGCAGATCCCGTTGTCCAGCAAGCCGTTCTCCGGCGGGGTGCGGTTCGGCGCGCAGCACGGCGCCTACGGGGTCGACTTCATCTCGCAGGACGGCACGCTCACTGCGAAGAAGTCGTGGTTCTTCACCCCGGACGGAGTGGTGTGCCTGGGTGCGGGGATCACCGACGCGTCCGGGGCGAACGTGCGGACAACCATCGAAAACCGTTCCCTGGGCACGAATCCGCGCAACGCCCTGCGGGCGGACGGCCGCCTGCTGCCGGTCGAACTCGGCCGGACCACGGTGGTGCGCAAGCCGCGATGGGTGCACCTCGACGGGGTTGGCGGTTACGTGCTTCTGTCCGATGTGGATGTCTCCGTGCTGCGTGAGGATCGGACCGGTGCCTGGGCCGACGTCGACAAGGGCGCCAACACCGGCGGTACCACCACGCCGTACACGCGGCGGTACCAGAAGGTGGTGATCGAACACGGCGCCAACCCGTCCGGCGCGAGCTACGGCTACGTCGTGCTGCCGGGTGCTTCGGCGGCGGCCACCGCGGCCTCGGCGCTGTCCTGGCGGGTGCGGTCGAACACCGCCGAGGTGCAGGCGATCCGGTTGTGGGAAGGCACTCTGCTGGCGAACTTCTTCACCGGCGGCACGCTCGACGACCTGACCGTCTCCGGCCCCGCGTCGATCGCGGTGGAACGGGTGCGCGACGGCTGGCAGGTCGCGGTCTCGGACCCGACGCAGCTGCAGAAGTCGATCCGGGTGACGATCCTGCGGAGGTCGGTGGACGTCGACGTGGCCGGGACGCAGGGTGCCACCGTCACGGTGAAACTCAGCCGCTGA
- a CDS encoding NPCBM/NEW2 domain-containing protein, with translation MSTGRRRRPAHRWVLAASLALCTTTFALPANSAEPAPAPPAADGLALTPPMGFNNWNSTHCAEDFNEKLVRDIADIFVSHGLKEAGYTYVNLDDCWALPDRAPNGDLVPDPVRFPHGIKAVADYVHAKGLKFGIYSSAGTKTCHPDGFPGALGHEQRDANLFASWGVDYLKYDNCNNQGVNAVERYTKMRDALKATGRPIVFSICEWGVNKPWEWGKGVGHLWRTTIDISDSWASMLSILKQNMVRADHAGPGHWNDPDMLEVGNGGMTDTEYRTHFSLWSMMAAPLLIGADLRKVTPETFEILGNKDVIAVDQDPLGVQGRPIRSAGGLHVFVKPLAGGDKAVALFNENDTPARIDTTAAEVGLPASAGYKLRDLWAHTDAHTTGAISAVVPAHGTTMYRIGADRHWFQYPPALDAAAEVELSYSGALPVVAPDTPVAYTTTLGNSGGAPVHSVRAKLIAPPTWSVRPTSDVETTALRENERFRTTWEVSAPPGTPPGRYPVSATFEYVNPQTGAPATLTNVAEAVVPEVPHTGTQYLSDVSWLRTTNGWGPVEVDHTNGARAPGDGGPLTLRGVYYAKGLGTHALSSVEYFTGGACSEVRALVGVDDGKTGSVTFEVWADGDRVYDSGTLTVADPARQLVADVTGAKAIRLVATDAGDGIQNDHADWADLTLTC, from the coding sequence GTGTCCACAGGACGACGAAGAAGACCGGCCCACCGCTGGGTACTGGCCGCGTCGCTCGCGCTGTGCACCACCACCTTCGCGCTGCCCGCGAACAGCGCCGAGCCCGCGCCGGCGCCACCGGCCGCCGACGGCCTGGCGCTCACCCCGCCGATGGGCTTCAACAACTGGAACAGCACCCACTGCGCGGAGGACTTCAACGAGAAGCTGGTCCGCGACATCGCCGACATCTTCGTCTCGCACGGGCTCAAGGAGGCCGGGTACACCTACGTCAACCTCGACGACTGCTGGGCGCTGCCGGACCGCGCGCCCAACGGTGACCTGGTGCCGGACCCGGTGCGCTTCCCCCACGGCATCAAGGCGGTCGCCGACTACGTGCACGCGAAGGGGCTCAAGTTCGGCATCTACTCCAGCGCGGGCACCAAGACCTGCCACCCGGACGGGTTCCCCGGCGCACTCGGGCACGAGCAGCGGGACGCGAACCTGTTCGCCTCGTGGGGCGTCGACTACCTGAAGTACGACAACTGCAACAACCAGGGCGTCAACGCGGTCGAGCGGTACACGAAGATGCGCGACGCGCTGAAGGCCACCGGGCGGCCCATCGTGTTCTCGATCTGCGAGTGGGGCGTGAACAAGCCGTGGGAGTGGGGCAAGGGCGTCGGGCACCTGTGGCGCACCACCATCGACATCAGCGACAGCTGGGCGAGCATGCTCAGCATCCTCAAGCAGAACATGGTCCGCGCCGACCACGCCGGCCCCGGCCACTGGAACGACCCCGACATGCTGGAGGTCGGCAACGGCGGGATGACCGATACCGAGTACCGCACGCACTTCTCGCTGTGGTCGATGATGGCCGCGCCCCTGCTGATCGGCGCCGACCTGCGCAAGGTGACCCCGGAGACCTTCGAGATCCTGGGCAACAAGGACGTGATCGCGGTCGACCAGGACCCGCTCGGGGTGCAGGGCAGGCCGATCCGCTCGGCAGGCGGGCTGCACGTGTTCGTGAAACCGCTGGCGGGCGGCGACAAGGCGGTCGCGTTGTTCAACGAGAACGACACCCCGGCGCGGATCGACACCACCGCGGCGGAAGTCGGCCTGCCCGCGTCCGCCGGGTACAAACTGCGTGACCTGTGGGCGCACACCGACGCGCACACCACGGGCGCGATCAGCGCGGTGGTCCCCGCGCACGGCACCACGATGTACCGGATCGGCGCGGACCGGCACTGGTTCCAGTACCCGCCCGCGCTCGACGCGGCCGCCGAGGTCGAACTGTCGTACTCGGGCGCGCTGCCGGTGGTCGCGCCGGACACCCCGGTCGCGTACACCACCACGCTCGGCAATTCCGGTGGGGCGCCGGTGCACTCGGTGCGGGCCAAGCTCATCGCGCCGCCGACCTGGTCGGTCCGCCCCACCTCGGACGTGGAAACCACGGCACTGCGCGAGAACGAGCGGTTCCGCACCACGTGGGAGGTCTCGGCCCCACCGGGCACACCGCCGGGCCGGTACCCGGTGAGCGCCACCTTCGAGTACGTGAACCCGCAGACCGGCGCCCCGGCGACGCTCACCAACGTGGCCGAGGCGGTGGTCCCGGAAGTGCCGCACACCGGCACGCAGTACCTCAGCGACGTGTCGTGGCTGCGCACGACGAACGGCTGGGGCCCGGTGGAGGTCGACCACACGAACGGCGCACGCGCCCCCGGTGACGGCGGGCCGCTGACCCTGCGCGGGGTCTACTACGCCAAGGGGCTGGGCACGCATGCGCTGTCCTCGGTGGAGTACTTCACCGGTGGCGCTTGTTCCGAGGTGCGCGCGCTGGTCGGCGTGGACGACGGCAAGACCGGCTCGGTCACCTTCGAGGTATGGGCCGACGGGGACCGGGTCTACGACAGCGGGACGCTCACCGTCGCCGATCCGGCGAGGCAGCTGGTCGCGGACGTCACCGGGGCCAAGGCGATCCGGCTCGTGGCCACGGACGCGGGCGACGGCATCCAGAACGACCACGCGGACTGGGCGGACCTGACGCTCACTTGCTGA
- a CDS encoding SDR family NAD(P)-dependent oxidoreductase, which translates to MGALQGKAVVITGAGRGLGREYALHAARAGAAVVVNDVYGEPAREVAALITEAGGRAEVSTRSVADAGEAAEIVDQCVRAFGTIDGLVNNAGLNYQAPPWDDDPARVRALVEVNVLGTMFTGMAALRVMRERGSGVIVNVASGALLGKRGGAAYSASKGAVASLTYSWAADLTELGIRVNAISPLAWTRMVEADRVERARLSRDLTPDLAAPLVTFLLSDRSAGVSGQLIRLRGEKLHLVRQHSVKEPVLTRPHWDVEDFAAAFDGELVPESPPAIRWKL; encoded by the coding sequence ATGGGAGCACTCCAGGGAAAAGCCGTGGTGATCACCGGCGCCGGCCGCGGTCTCGGCCGCGAATACGCACTGCACGCCGCCCGCGCGGGCGCCGCGGTGGTGGTCAACGACGTGTACGGCGAACCGGCGCGGGAGGTCGCCGCCTTGATCACCGAGGCGGGTGGCCGGGCCGAGGTGAGCACGCGTTCGGTGGCCGACGCCGGTGAGGCGGCCGAGATCGTCGACCAGTGCGTGCGCGCCTTCGGCACGATCGACGGGCTGGTCAACAACGCGGGCCTGAACTACCAGGCACCGCCGTGGGACGACGATCCCGCCCGCGTCCGCGCACTGGTCGAGGTCAACGTGCTGGGCACGATGTTCACCGGGATGGCCGCCCTGCGGGTGATGCGCGAGCGCGGTTCCGGGGTGATCGTGAACGTGGCTTCGGGCGCGCTGCTCGGCAAACGGGGTGGCGCGGCGTACTCGGCGTCCAAGGGCGCGGTCGCGTCGCTCACCTATTCGTGGGCGGCGGACCTCACCGAGCTGGGCATCCGGGTGAACGCGATCAGCCCGCTGGCGTGGACCAGGATGGTGGAAGCCGATCGGGTGGAACGCGCGCGGCTGAGCCGGGACCTCACCCCGGACCTGGCCGCGCCGCTGGTCACCTTCCTGCTCAGCGACCGGTCCGCGGGCGTCAGCGGGCAGCTGATCCGGTTGCGTGGCGAGAAGCTGCACCTGGTGCGGCAGCACTCGGTGAAAGAGCCCGTGCTGACCCGGCCGCACTGGGACGTGGAGGACTTCGCCGCCGCGTTCGACGGTGAACTGGTGCCGGAGTCACCACCGGCTATTCGGTGGAAGCTCTGA